The genomic window GGATGGTTTTTCCGTTTACTGTGAGCGCATCCCCGTGCAGCATCGGCAGAATTTCGCGCATCACGGCGGGCAAGCCGCCGGCGTAGCAAAAATCTTCCATCAGGTACTTGCCCGACGGTTGCAGGTTCAGGATGTTGTTGACTTCGGAGCCCAGCTTGTCGAAGTCCTCGAGCTTCAGATCGACGCCGATGCGTCCGGCAATTGCCAACAAGTGAATGACTGCGTTGGTGGAGCCCCCAATAGCCGCATTGGTGCGGATCGCATTCTCAAACGCCTGTCGCGTCAGGATCTGCGACATCTTGATGTCTTGCTTGACCATTTCTACGATGCGGCGGCCTGTCAATTGGGCCAGGCGTTTGCGGCGTGTATCCGCGGCAGGAATGGCTGCATTTTCAGGCAGTGCCATGCCCAGCGCTTCAACCATGCTGGCCATGGTGGACGCAGTTCCCATCGTCATGCAGGTGCCGCTAGAACGGTGCATGTCGCTCTCGCAAGACGAAAACTCCGCCATCGTCATCTCACCGGCGCGCACCATTTCCGACATTTGCCAGACACCTGTGCCGGAGCCCACATCTTTCCCACGGAACTTGCCGTTAAGCATGGGGCCGCCCGACAAACCGATGGTCGGCAGGTCACAGCTGGCTGCACCCATCATCAAAGAGGGGGTTGTCTTGTCGCAACCCATGAGCAGCACTACGCCGTCAATCGGGTTGCCACGGATACTTTCTTCAACATCCATCGATGCCAGATTGCGGAACAACATGGCCGTGGGGCGCAGTTGGGTTTCACCGAGAGACATCACTGGAAACTCGAGCGGGAAACCGCCGGCCTCATACACTCCGCGCTTGACGAATTCCGCCAACTCACGGAAGTGGCCATTGCAAGGAGTTAACTCGCTCCAGGTGTTGCAAATGCCGATGATCGGACGGCCATCCAGCAAGTCGTGGGGGTAGCCTTGGTTCTTGATCCAGCTACGGTGCACAAAACCATCGCGGTCCTGGCGGCCGAACCATGCTTGGCTGCGGCGAAATGGGGGTTTTTCGGAATCCATGGTTTGCCTCTTTATAGGTGGAGGCAGTGCCTCCGGTTCTTGACAGCAGGCATGGTAACAATGCACAGTGATAATAGAAAATGAATTTAGAGACAGTTCATATATCTATATTGCAATCAAATTTGAGAAAAAATGATGTCAGACCCCACAAAACTCGCCCGTTATCTCAGTCTGGAAGGTAAAAACGTTTTCATTACCGGTGGTGGCACCGGTATCGGCGCTGCCATCGTCGCCGCCTTTGTGGAGCAAGGTGCCCATGTGGCCTTTGTGGACGTAGCCGAGGCGGAAAGCCGCGCACTAGCGGCGAAGCTGGCAAATGGCAGCAAGGCAAAAATCTGGTGGCGCACCTGTGACGTGCGCGATGTGGCGGCGCTCCAGGCTGCAACCCACGATGCCGCCCGCGAACTGGGTGACTTTTCGGTATTGGTGAACAATGTGGCGCGTGACGATCGCCATACGTTGGAATCGGTGACCCCCGAATATTGGGATGAGCGCATGTCGGTCAATCAGCGCCCGGCATTTTTTGCGATTCAGTCTCTGGTGCCCGGTATGAAGCGGCTCGGTGGCGGCTCCATCATCAATCTCGGCTCCACCGGCTGGCAAACCAAAGGGAGCGGCTACCCCTGCTACGCGATTGCCAAATCGTCTGTGAACGGCTTGACCCGGGGTTTGGCAGATAGCCTGGGCGCTGATCGCATCCGCATCAATACCGTGTCGCCCGGCTGGGTGATGACAGAGCGCCAGATCAGCATGTGGCTCAATGCCGAAGGCGAAGCCGACATCCAGCGCAATCAGTGTTTGCCGGACAAGCTTCAACCATCTGATGTTGCGCGCATGGTCCTGTTCCTCGCGTCGGACGACGGCGCCATGTGCACCGCCCAGGAATTCAAAGTCGACGCAGGCTGGAACTAAGCCCCGCAGGGCTCAGACCGCTGCGCTGGGCTCCACGCTGAAAGCTTTGCCGTAGACCGTCATGGCAGAGGCTTTCAGCGCTCGCAAAACCACCTCGCCGGCGGGCGACAAAAGCCGGTCCCGTCGGGTGATGAACCCGAAG from Rhodoferax potami includes these protein-coding regions:
- a CDS encoding IlvD/Edd family dehydratase — protein: MDSEKPPFRRSQAWFGRQDRDGFVHRSWIKNQGYPHDLLDGRPIIGICNTWSELTPCNGHFRELAEFVKRGVYEAGGFPLEFPVMSLGETQLRPTAMLFRNLASMDVEESIRGNPIDGVVLLMGCDKTTPSLMMGAASCDLPTIGLSGGPMLNGKFRGKDVGSGTGVWQMSEMVRAGEMTMAEFSSCESDMHRSSGTCMTMGTASTMASMVEALGMALPENAAIPAADTRRKRLAQLTGRRIVEMVKQDIKMSQILTRQAFENAIRTNAAIGGSTNAVIHLLAIAGRIGVDLKLEDFDKLGSEVNNILNLQPSGKYLMEDFCYAGGLPAVMREILPMLHGDALTVNGKTIRENVANAPCYNRDVIKTVDDPFMPAAGIAVVRGNLAPNGAVIKPSAASKHLLQHRGPAVVFESIEEFHAKIDDPDLDIDENSVMVLKNCGPRGYPGMAEVGNMPLPPKVLKKGITDMVRISDARMSGTAYGTTVLHTSPEAAAGGPLAVVQNGDMIELNVPERKLHLEISDEELARRLALWKSPEKPKRGWYKLYVETVQQAHLGADLDFLVGGSGAAVPRDSH
- a CDS encoding SDR family NAD(P)-dependent oxidoreductase, with the translated sequence MSDPTKLARYLSLEGKNVFITGGGTGIGAAIVAAFVEQGAHVAFVDVAEAESRALAAKLANGSKAKIWWRTCDVRDVAALQAATHDAARELGDFSVLVNNVARDDRHTLESVTPEYWDERMSVNQRPAFFAIQSLVPGMKRLGGGSIINLGSTGWQTKGSGYPCYAIAKSSVNGLTRGLADSLGADRIRINTVSPGWVMTERQISMWLNAEGEADIQRNQCLPDKLQPSDVARMVLFLASDDGAMCTAQEFKVDAGWN